In Oryza sativa Japonica Group chromosome 11, ASM3414082v1, the following are encoded in one genomic region:
- the LOC4350361 gene encoding ABC transporter G family member 28 isoform X1 translates to MASVAAQLVGAALTLLLLSVAAAPARANEVPRLFLQEIASDYDDGIGGTAGDKGAKTIAGSPIVAGVMNDRLKALTSSFAKAIGDKLDYCIKDTDKEWNAAFNFSKDTTFLTNCMKQTNGDLQQRVCTAAEMKFYFNSLIDAGEKSGEINYVRPNKNCNLSSWMDGCEPGWACTVGKEQKINLQDAKDIPYRALDCQACCPGFFCPHGLTCMIPCPLGAYCPLSSLNKTTGICDPYNYQPPAGNPNHSCGGADNWADVVSTDDIFCPPGFYCPSTTQKLPCSSGFYCRKGSTSQTRCYKKSSCPPNSATQDITIFGALLVVASCLVLLIIYNFSGQILTNREKKQAKSREAAARYARETAQARERWKSAKDVAKKAGTGLQSQLSRTFSRKKAAQTPKGGGGGGSSLPPSGEDGGGRKKNLTDMMQSLEDNPDNDEGFNLEIGDKGLRKNMPKGKQMHSRSQIFKYAYGQIEKEKAMQQENHNLTFSGVISMAKEHDVSTRPVIEIAFKDLTLTLKGSKKKLLRSVTGKLRPGRVAAVMGPSGAGKTTFLSAIAGKATGCETSGMVLINGKVEPIRAYKRIIGFVPQDDIVHGNLTVQENLWFNARCRLSADMSKADKVLVVERVIESLGLQAVRDSLVGTVEQRGISGGQRKRVNVGLEMVMEPSVLILDEPTSGLDSASSLLLLRALRREALEGVNISMVVHQPSYTLYRMFDDLILLAKGGMTVYHGPVKKVEEYFTGLGITVPERVNPPDYYIDILEGIVKPTMSAGVSVKDLPLRWMLHNGYDVPRDMLQSSSDSESSFRGSTSPASGDASVAAEVWGNVKDIVGQKKDEYDYNKSTEDLSNRCTPGILRQYRCGKQRLREARIQGVDYLILCLAGICLGTLAKVSDETFGALGYTYTVIAVSLLCKIGALRSFALDKIYYWRERASGMSSLAYFMSKDTIDHLNTIVKPIVYLSMFYFFNNPRSSIWENYVILVALVYCVTGIGYTFAIFFQPGSAQLWSALLPVVLTLIATQRKNTFFADLCYTKWALEGFVMANAQNYSGVWLITRCGSLVKSGYDINDKALCIVVLIANGIVFRCVAFFCMVTFQKH, encoded by the exons TACCTCCTCCTTTGCCAAGGCTATTGGCGACAAGCTCGACTACTGCATCAAGGACAC CGACAAGGAGTGGAATGCTGCGTTCAATTTCTCCAAGGACACCACCTTCCTCACCAATTGCATGAAGCAGACCAACG GAGACCTGCAGCAGCGTGTCTGCACAGCCGCAGAGATGAAGTTCTACTTCAACAGTTTGATCGACGCCGGGGAGAAGAGCGGGGAGATTAATTATGTCAGGCCCAACAAAAACTGCAATCTGTCATCCTGGATGGACGGCTGCGAGCCGGGCTGGGCATGCACTGTTGGAAAAGAGCAGAAAATCAATCTGCAGGATGCTAAGGATATCCCTTACAGAGCTCTTGACTGCCAAGCTTGTTGCCCTGGCTTCTTCTGCCCCCATGGTCTCACTTGCATGATAC CTTGCCCTCTGGGTGCATACTGCCCGCTGTCCAGCTTGAACAAAACTACAGGCATCTGTGACCC ATACAACTATCAACCACCCGCTGGAAATCCGAATCATTCTTGCGGTGGTGCTGACAATTGGGCAGACGTGGTTAGCACTGACGATATTTTCTGCCCACCTGGATTCTACTGCCCGAGCACGACACAGAAACTCCCTTGTAGTAGTGG GTTTTACTGCAGGAAGGGATCAACCTCACAAACTA GATGCTACAAGAAGAGCTCTTGTCCACCAAACTCTGCTACACAGGACATTACAATATTTGGTGCATTGTTAGTG GTTGCCTCCTGTTTAGTGCTCCTGATCATCTACAACTTCTCCGGCCAAATTTTGACGAACCGCGAGAAGAAGCAAGCAAAATCCCGAGAGGCTGCTGCAAGGTATGCGAGAGAGACTGCGCAAGCTCGAGAGAGGTGGAAATCAGCAAAGGATGTCGCCAAGAAAGCCGGAACGGGTCTTCAGTCACAATTGTCTCGCACCTTCTCACGGAAGAAGGCTGCCCAGACACCgaaaggtggtggcggcggcggcagcagcctgCCTCCAAGCGGAGAAGATGGgggcgggaggaagaagaacctGACCGACATGATGCAGTCGCTCGAGGACAACCCGGATAACGATGAAGGATTTAACCTGGAGATAGGAGACAAGGGCCTGAGGAAGAACATGCCGAAAGGGAAGCAGATGCACAGCCGGAGCCAGATCTTCAAGTATGCGTATGGCCAGAtcgagaaggagaaggcgaTGCAGCAGGAGAACCACAACCTGACCTTCTCAGGCGTGATCAGCATGGCCAAGGAGCACGACGTCAGCACGAGGCCCGTCATCGAGATCGCCTTCAAGGACCTTACGCTGACGCTGAAGGGGAGCAAGAAGAAGCTCTTGAGGTCCGTGACAGGGAAGCTCAGGCCTGGCCGTGTGGCCGCCGTGATGGGCCCATCTGGCGCGGGGAAGACCACGTTTCTCAGCGCCATTGCCGGGAAGGCGACTGGCTGCGAGACGTCAGGCATGGTGCTCATCAATGGGAAGGTAGAACCCATCCGCGCGTATAAGAGGATCATTGGCTTTGTCCCCCAGGATGATATCGTTCATGGAAACCTCACCGTCCAAGAAAATCTCTGGTTCAATGCAAGATGCAG GCTTTCAGCAGACATGTCGAAAGCTGACAAGGTGCTGGTCGTGGAGAGGGTGATTGAGTCACTGGGACTGCAGGCTGTTCGAGATTCTCTGGTCGGGACAGTGGAACAGCGCGGCATCTCCGGTGGGCAGCGCAAGCGAGTCAATGTTGGCCTGGAAATGGTGATGGAGCCATCGGTGCTGATTCTGGATGAGCCAACGTCCGGTCTGGAcagcgcctcctccctcctcctgctCCGCGCCCTTCGCCGTGAAGCTCTCGAGGGCGTCAACATCTCCATGGTTGTTCATCAACCCAG CTACACTCTGTACAGGATGTTCGACGACCTGATACTTCTAGCCAAGGGAGGGATGACGGTGTACCATGGGCCTGTGAAGAAGGTGGAGGAGTACTTCACGGGGCTGGGCATCACCGTGCCGGAGCGAGTGAATCCGCCGGACTACTACATCGACATCCTGGAGGGCATCGTCAAGCCCACCATGAGCGCCGGCGTCAGCGTCAAGGACCTGCCGCTCAGGTGGATGCTGCACAATGGCTACGACGTCCCCCGGGACATGCTGCAGAGCTCCTCCGACTCTGAGTCCTCCTTCCGAGGGAGCACGAGCCCGGCCTCCGGCGATGCCTCCGTCGCGGCCGAGGTATGGGGCAACGTCAAGGACATCGTCGGCCAGAAGAAGGACGAGTATGACTACAACAAGAGCACTGAAGATTTGTCGAACCGCTGCACTCCTGGCATTCTTAGGCAGTACAG GTGTGGCAAGCAAAGGCTCCGTGAAGCGAGAATACAAGGGGTTGATTACCTCATACTCTGCCTTGCCGGGATATGCCTGGGGACACTGGCCAAAGTCAGTGACGAGACGTTTGGAGCGCTTGGATACACATACACAGTCATTGCTGTTT CTCTGCTGTGCAAAATTGGAGCCTTGAGATCATTCGCGCTTGACAAGATATACTATTGGAGGGAGAGGGCCTCCGGGATGAGCTCTCTCGCCTACTTCATGTCCAAGGACACCATAGACCACCTCAACACCATCGTCAAGCCCATAGTCTACCTCTCTATGTTCTACTTCTTCAACAACCCCAGGTCATCCATCTGGGAGAACTACGTCATTCTTGTTGCCCTCGTCTACTGCGTCACTGGCATCGGCTACACTTTCGCCATCTTCTTTCAGCCAGGCTCTGCACAGTTG TGGTCTGCGCTGCTTCCGGTCGTTTTGACTCTGATAGCAACTCAGCGGAAGAACACTTTCTTTGCTGACCTGTGCTACACAAAGTGGGCTCTAGAAGGGTTTGTGATGGCAAATGCTCAAAA CTACTCCGGGGTGTGGCTGATTACACGGTGCGGTTCGCTGGTCAAGAGCGGCTATGACATCAACGACAAGGCTCTTTGCATAGTGGTTCTTATTGCCAATGGTATAGTTTTCCGCTGCGTGGCATTCTTCTGCATGGTGACCTTCCAGAAGCACTAG
- the LOC4350361 gene encoding ABC transporter G family member 28 isoform X2, with the protein MASVAAQLVGAALTLLLLSVAAAPARANEVPRLFLQEIASDYDDGIGGTAGDKGAKTIAGSPIVAGVMNDRLKALTSSFAKAIGDKLDYCIKDTDKEWNAAFNFSKDTTFLTNCMKQTNGDLQQRVCTAAEMKFYFNSLIDAGEKSGEINYVRPNKNCNLSSWMDGCEPGWACTVGKEQKINLQDAKDIPYRALDCQACCPGFFCPHGLTCMIPCPLGAYCPLSSLNKTTGICDPYNYQPPAGNPNHSCGGADNWADVVSTDDIFCPPGFYCPSTTQKLPCSSGFYCRKGSTSQTRCYKKSSCPPNSATQDITIFGALLVVASCLVLLIIYNFSGQILTNREKKQAKSREAAARYARETAQARERWKSAKDVAKKAGTGLQSQLSRTFSRKKAAQTPKGGGGGGSSLPPSGEDGGGRKKNLTDMMQSLEDNPDNDEGFNLEIGDKGLRKNMPKGKQMHSRSQIFKYAYGQIEKEKAMQQENHNLTFSGVISMAKEHDVSTRPVIEIAFKDLTLTLKGSKKKLLRSVTGKLRPGRVAAVMGPSGAGKTTFLSAIAGKATGCETSGMVLINGKVEPIRAYKRIIGFVPQDDIVHGNLTVQENLWFNARCRLSADMSKADKVLVVERVIESLGLQAVRDSLVGTVEQRGISGGQRKRVNVGLEMVMEPSVLILDEPTSGLDSASSLLLLRALRREALEGVNISMVVHQPSYTLYRMFDDLILLAKGGMTVYHGPVKKVEEYFTGLGITVPERVNPPDYYIDILEGIVKPTMSAGVSVKDLPLRWMLHNGYDVPRDMLQSSSDSESSFRGSTSPASGDASVAAEVWGNVKDIVGQKKDEYDYNKSTEDLSNRCTPGILRQYRYFLGRCGKQRLREARIQGVDYLILCLAGICLGTLAKVSDETFGALGYTYTVIAVSLLCKIGALRSFALDKIYYWRERASGMSSLAYFMSKDTIDHLNTIVKPIVYLSMFYFFNNPRSSIWENYVILVALVYCVTGIGYTFAIFFQPGSAQLWSALLPVVLTLIATQRKNTFFADLCYTKWALEGFVMANAQNYSGVWLITRCGSLVKSGYDINDKALCIVVLIANGIVFRCVAFFCMVTFQKH; encoded by the exons TACCTCCTCCTTTGCCAAGGCTATTGGCGACAAGCTCGACTACTGCATCAAGGACAC CGACAAGGAGTGGAATGCTGCGTTCAATTTCTCCAAGGACACCACCTTCCTCACCAATTGCATGAAGCAGACCAACG GAGACCTGCAGCAGCGTGTCTGCACAGCCGCAGAGATGAAGTTCTACTTCAACAGTTTGATCGACGCCGGGGAGAAGAGCGGGGAGATTAATTATGTCAGGCCCAACAAAAACTGCAATCTGTCATCCTGGATGGACGGCTGCGAGCCGGGCTGGGCATGCACTGTTGGAAAAGAGCAGAAAATCAATCTGCAGGATGCTAAGGATATCCCTTACAGAGCTCTTGACTGCCAAGCTTGTTGCCCTGGCTTCTTCTGCCCCCATGGTCTCACTTGCATGATAC CTTGCCCTCTGGGTGCATACTGCCCGCTGTCCAGCTTGAACAAAACTACAGGCATCTGTGACCC ATACAACTATCAACCACCCGCTGGAAATCCGAATCATTCTTGCGGTGGTGCTGACAATTGGGCAGACGTGGTTAGCACTGACGATATTTTCTGCCCACCTGGATTCTACTGCCCGAGCACGACACAGAAACTCCCTTGTAGTAGTGG GTTTTACTGCAGGAAGGGATCAACCTCACAAACTA GATGCTACAAGAAGAGCTCTTGTCCACCAAACTCTGCTACACAGGACATTACAATATTTGGTGCATTGTTAGTG GTTGCCTCCTGTTTAGTGCTCCTGATCATCTACAACTTCTCCGGCCAAATTTTGACGAACCGCGAGAAGAAGCAAGCAAAATCCCGAGAGGCTGCTGCAAGGTATGCGAGAGAGACTGCGCAAGCTCGAGAGAGGTGGAAATCAGCAAAGGATGTCGCCAAGAAAGCCGGAACGGGTCTTCAGTCACAATTGTCTCGCACCTTCTCACGGAAGAAGGCTGCCCAGACACCgaaaggtggtggcggcggcggcagcagcctgCCTCCAAGCGGAGAAGATGGgggcgggaggaagaagaacctGACCGACATGATGCAGTCGCTCGAGGACAACCCGGATAACGATGAAGGATTTAACCTGGAGATAGGAGACAAGGGCCTGAGGAAGAACATGCCGAAAGGGAAGCAGATGCACAGCCGGAGCCAGATCTTCAAGTATGCGTATGGCCAGAtcgagaaggagaaggcgaTGCAGCAGGAGAACCACAACCTGACCTTCTCAGGCGTGATCAGCATGGCCAAGGAGCACGACGTCAGCACGAGGCCCGTCATCGAGATCGCCTTCAAGGACCTTACGCTGACGCTGAAGGGGAGCAAGAAGAAGCTCTTGAGGTCCGTGACAGGGAAGCTCAGGCCTGGCCGTGTGGCCGCCGTGATGGGCCCATCTGGCGCGGGGAAGACCACGTTTCTCAGCGCCATTGCCGGGAAGGCGACTGGCTGCGAGACGTCAGGCATGGTGCTCATCAATGGGAAGGTAGAACCCATCCGCGCGTATAAGAGGATCATTGGCTTTGTCCCCCAGGATGATATCGTTCATGGAAACCTCACCGTCCAAGAAAATCTCTGGTTCAATGCAAGATGCAG GCTTTCAGCAGACATGTCGAAAGCTGACAAGGTGCTGGTCGTGGAGAGGGTGATTGAGTCACTGGGACTGCAGGCTGTTCGAGATTCTCTGGTCGGGACAGTGGAACAGCGCGGCATCTCCGGTGGGCAGCGCAAGCGAGTCAATGTTGGCCTGGAAATGGTGATGGAGCCATCGGTGCTGATTCTGGATGAGCCAACGTCCGGTCTGGAcagcgcctcctccctcctcctgctCCGCGCCCTTCGCCGTGAAGCTCTCGAGGGCGTCAACATCTCCATGGTTGTTCATCAACCCAG CTACACTCTGTACAGGATGTTCGACGACCTGATACTTCTAGCCAAGGGAGGGATGACGGTGTACCATGGGCCTGTGAAGAAGGTGGAGGAGTACTTCACGGGGCTGGGCATCACCGTGCCGGAGCGAGTGAATCCGCCGGACTACTACATCGACATCCTGGAGGGCATCGTCAAGCCCACCATGAGCGCCGGCGTCAGCGTCAAGGACCTGCCGCTCAGGTGGATGCTGCACAATGGCTACGACGTCCCCCGGGACATGCTGCAGAGCTCCTCCGACTCTGAGTCCTCCTTCCGAGGGAGCACGAGCCCGGCCTCCGGCGATGCCTCCGTCGCGGCCGAGGTATGGGGCAACGTCAAGGACATCGTCGGCCAGAAGAAGGACGAGTATGACTACAACAAGAGCACTGAAGATTTGTCGAACCGCTGCACTCCTGGCATTCTTAGGCAGTACAGGTACTTCCTCGGAAG GTGTGGCAAGCAAAGGCTCCGTGAAGCGAGAATACAAGGGGTTGATTACCTCATACTCTGCCTTGCCGGGATATGCCTGGGGACACTGGCCAAAGTCAGTGACGAGACGTTTGGAGCGCTTGGATACACATACACAGTCATTGCTGTTT CTCTGCTGTGCAAAATTGGAGCCTTGAGATCATTCGCGCTTGACAAGATATACTATTGGAGGGAGAGGGCCTCCGGGATGAGCTCTCTCGCCTACTTCATGTCCAAGGACACCATAGACCACCTCAACACCATCGTCAAGCCCATAGTCTACCTCTCTATGTTCTACTTCTTCAACAACCCCAGGTCATCCATCTGGGAGAACTACGTCATTCTTGTTGCCCTCGTCTACTGCGTCACTGGCATCGGCTACACTTTCGCCATCTTCTTTCAGCCAGGCTCTGCACAGTTG TGGTCTGCGCTGCTTCCGGTCGTTTTGACTCTGATAGCAACTCAGCGGAAGAACACTTTCTTTGCTGACCTGTGCTACACAAAGTGGGCTCTAGAAGGGTTTGTGATGGCAAATGCTCAAAA CTACTCCGGGGTGTGGCTGATTACACGGTGCGGTTCGCTGGTCAAGAGCGGCTATGACATCAACGACAAGGCTCTTTGCATAGTGGTTCTTATTGCCAATGGTATAGTTTTCCGCTGCGTGGCATTCTTCTGCATGGTGACCTTCCAGAAGCACTAG